The DNA segment AGAGAAGTTGCGAGCCCATTACTGCGGCTCCTTCCGCATTGCTAGAAGACACGCTTTTAGACAGCGGTTCCAGAAAGAGAAACCGTTAACGACTACATGGCTTCCCTGCGTATCGCCGCCCTACAATGTGAGTTTCGGAATTGGATGAAATGCTGCTAGACCAATTAGTCACGGTGTTCGGGACCTGAAGCTGCAGCGCCGACTACTGGCCCGCAATGATGTGACTCTTCAAATAGCCTTGGATGAGGCGCGAGCCTCTGAGATGTCTGTACGTTCGGTTGCGGAACTCCAGAGATATCACACTAGGTCCGCTACCGACGGAATGCAACAATCTGTCCACTATGAGGACGTGGACGACGATGCACCGTCCGATGAGGACGATGCAGTAAGCCACCTCAAAGCAACTCGGAAGAAGGAGTGGAACACTGACTGGAAGGGGTCACAAGGAGGTTGCCTCGGATGCGGAGGAAGTCACCATCGTGCGGACTGCCGATTCAGGGCAGCGATCTGCCGCCGCTGCGGTCGAAAGGGTCATCTCTCGAGGGTCTGCCGAGCATCCCTTCCCGCAAATCAGAAGCCCAACCCCCAACTCAAGCCCAAGCAAGGCGCGCGGAGGTTGCCTACCCGCCGTGACGAATGCCATGCAGTCGACCGTGAGGGAATCGCTGCTGATGCTGCTGTGAGCCACGCCTCCACCGCTGTTCCCGCCCACAAGATTTACCTCAGCGTAAAATTAGAGGGGGTTCCATTTAAAATGGAAATTGACACTGGCTCTTCGAGATCTCTTGTTGCTTGGCATACGTTACGGCGCCTGCTGCCTAATTTTCCGAAACGGCGCCTTCAACCCTGTCAAATTATTTTAAGGGACTATCAGGGAAACCAAATTCCTACTGCGGGTTGTACCACGCTTCACGTCTCTTTTGGGTCTTTTGAGGGTAAATTGCCCCTAGTAGTAGTCAGAGACGACCTTCCAAGCCTCCTAGGCTTGGATTGGTTTGCTGCCCTGCACCTTGATGTATCAGGGGTCCACACCACAAGTCTAGACACCCCGAACCAACTCTTTTCAGAATTTGCCGATGTATTCGACGGCCAGTTAGGCAAATATACTGGTCGCCCAATTTCCTTCAATCTCGACCCTCAGATTGCCCCAATTCGCCTTAAGCCGCGGAGGGTGCCATTGGCATTACGTCCTAAAGTGGACAAGGAACTAGACAAACTCGTTGCCCAGGGCGTCCTAGAACCTATTGAGTATTCACTTTGGGAGACACCTATTGTGATCCCCCTAAAACCGGAcggatccattaggatctgtgcCGATTATAAGTGCACTATCAATAAAGCCCTGCAGGCAAACCGATACCCTCTTCCGGTGGTACAACACTTACTCCACTCGTTAGGCCGTGGGCGGGTATTTGCCAAACTGGACCTTGCCCAGGCATATCAGCAGCTTCCGGTGGATGACGCGACCGCCATGGCTCAGGCGATTGTCACCCACCGGGGGGCTTTCCGCTGCAACCGCCTGCAATTCGGAGTCAGCATAGCTCCCGGACTGTTCCAGGGCCTGATGGAGCGGTTGctccaggggctcccaggggtcgTGCCATACTTCGACGACGTTCTGATCTCGGCTATTGACAGATCAGAACTCGTCGAACGTCTTCGCGCCGTTCTTGACCGTTTCCGGTCTGCGGGGTTGAAGTTGAAAAAAGATAAATGCCACATAGGGGTGTCACAAGTTGAGTTTCTGGGTTTCTTGGTGGATTCCAAGGGAATCCACCCGGCACCTTCTAAGGTTGATGCAATTAGGAATGCCCCAACGCCCACTAATAAGGCGGAACTACAAGCGTTCCTGGGGCTCCTCAACTTCTATTCTGTATTTATCCCCCACAAAGCGTCGGTGGCCGAGCCACTTCACAGGCTTTTGGCAGCCAAGGCCCCTTGGCGATGGAACCGGGCCGCTGCTGACGCATTCCGGGCTGTCAAAGACATCCTTGCGTCGGCGGCTGTCCTGGTTCAATACGACCCTTGCCTACCTCTGGCCCTAACATGCGATGCCTCCCCCTATGGGGTGGGTGCCGTTTTGAGCCACCTCCTCCCTGACGGCTCAGAGGCCCCTCTCGCATTCTACTCGCGCACATTGTCGGCTGCCGAGCGTAATTATAGTCAGCTAGATCGTGAAGCCCTAGCCGCGGTAGCAGgaattaaaaaattccacgactACCTTTATGGTCGGTTCTTTTCCCTTATTACCGACCATAAGCCATTATTGGGGTTGATGTCAGGGGACCGGCAAACTCCCCAAATCCTTTCCCCGCGCATGTCACGCTGGGTGGAGTTCttagctgcctactcctataaGCTGATTTACAAACCGGGAAAATTTATTGGGCATGCTGATGCGCTCAGCCGTTGCCCCCTCCCTACGACAGATCCTGACCCTGCCCCGACGTCCCCCGTCCTTCTTGTTGAGGACTGGGACGTCCCCGTCTCCGCCTCCTCTATTCGTGACCTTTCTGCAAGGGATCCTATCCTTTCTACAGTTTTGGATTGGGTGCGCAGGGGGTGGCCAGGGGGGCTAGTGTCCCCTGATTTCCAGCCTTTTATTCGGCGACAGCATGAGCTGTCCGTTCTCAAGGGGTGCCTATTGTGGGGAAATCGGGTGGTGGTTCCCCCTGGTCTTAGACAGCGCATACTAGCGTGTCTGCACGATGCCCACCCAGGCATTGTGCGGATGAAGGCCCTAGGACGTAGCTACGTCTGGTGGCCGGGCATGGATCAGGAAATTGAAGCCTGGGTGGCAACTTGCCCACAATGCCAGGCTTCCAGACCTGCTCCACCAGCCGTGCCAATCAGGACCTGGGAGCTTCCCAGGGCCCCATGGGCGCGAGTCCATATGGACTTCGCAGGACCTTTTATGGGCCAGACCTTTCTGATTTTAGTCGATGCCTATTCTAACTGGGTAGAAATAGGTATCACGCCGTCCCCCACATCGGGAGCGGTCATCCGAATACTAGACGGCCTATTCGCGACTCATGGGCTGCCTGATGTTATCGTCACCGATAATGGACCGCAGTTCACCTCTGCACCCTTCCGTCAATTCTTGGCGATGCGTGGCATTCGCCATGCACCTGCGGCCCCGTTCCACCCGGCCGGAAACGGCCGGGCTGAAAGGGCCGTGCGTTCTGCCAAGGAGGCTTTGGGCCGCCTAAGTTCCTCGAATTGGCACcacaaaataaatcaatatctatTAGCACAACACACCACCCCTTGTCCAACTACCAACCTAAGTCCGGCTGAGATGCTTATGGGTCGTCGCTTACGCACCACATTAGATCGCCTACACCCGAATTTTACTTCGGACGTGCCCAACACATCCAGTATTCCATATAGATCGTTCAGGGAAGGGGATCTGGTATACGTGGAGAATTACGGGGGGGGGAGCCGATGGGTCTCAGGTCAAATCACCCAACTAACCGGACCCTACTCTTATAGGGTCCTGCTGACAGATGGTCGTCAGTGGCGCCGCCATGTGAACCAATTGCGGCGCAGAATCCCTGGGGAGGGACAACCAGCATTTGAGCGTAGCATTCCACTTCCAACATACAACTCCGAGACACCCCCTGACTTTAGAAACCAGCCTACAATGAACGACGCCGGCCCGAATCTAAACACTCCTTCTACCACCATGGAAGTCGCACCTAGGCTCTCTAGCGTTCCGGCAGACACCGCTGAGACTTCTATTCCCGCTGCGATCTCGACGGCTGGCTTACCTGAAACCCAAGGCATTCCAGCGATGTTCCGGTCGAATTCCAACCCCCCGGCAGCGGCGTCTTCAACAGCGCACAAGGATGACGAACCTACTCCTGCGACGTCAGGCTGCATACTAAGGAGATCAGGGCGGAGCCGACGTCGTCCGGCGTATCTAGCCGATTACGCTTGCGCTGTCTGGGGGTGAGGGGTGTTATGTCCTCGGACTTACGACCCGCAAGGTTTTGCCTGTTGCTAGCCAGCGCTTATTGGTCTAGACGCGGGTAGTTTAAAAGCGGGAACCGGGATGGCATTTGATTGGTTCTTTCGACTTGACAGCttgctatttaagcagctgtcaagtgAGGGAGCTCGTTCTTATTGTTCCAGAGCATGTTGGCTCTTAGCATTGTTGATTGAATTTGGCTGACAATAAAGCCTGTTAACTGAAATAGCCTCGGACTTCTTATTGGGTTAAACAACTTAACAGTTATATTTGTAGAACATTTTGCATGTATTTTCACTGATTGTTCAACCCCATAGTTAGCTAGCAATATTGATGAATATGAATCAGTGAAAGAAATGTGGTTTGCCTAAGGTCAGAGAGCACATTTCTGCCTTGAGATGAATTTTGCATCACTGACTTTCTCCCTCAGTTTTTCATAGCCACCAAAGCTGCACCATCTGGTTCTTATAAATTGTTTCAGTTGAAGTTGTTATAGAGCTTGAATTGCCTCAACTGGTTACGATAACCCTATACTTCCTTTTCATCACTATCCACTTGCAAATAAGCAGGGTTGTTTTAAAAGATATAACAAATCCACAGAGCTGtcttttttctcaatttttttcttcctccagcACAAGACCATGGAATAAAATGCTATAAAAATAATCTGCCAGCTAGCGGTGTCCTATAATGATTTTTAACAGAGCTTCTTCCACCAGGCAGGCACTGATTTTATGTGTGATATGAGGTGTGTAAGAAATGTGCACTCTATCTAAAAATAACAAAGCATAATGGGTCAAACATTAAGTCTCTAGTGATGGCCTCTATTTGCACTTCGTAGATGAGAGGAAACATGATTTCTTCCCAAACGAATCAAGTGAGAAGTGAATGTCTTCTTTCATTTAGACAGGCAAAAGTTTCATGGAAGCAAACACAAGACAAGAACTTTAAACTTGCAAATATGATAGGAATCAACATTtggatctggggaaaaaaaagaactataTCTTTGCTTTGAGATCTGAGCTCAaaggggttctacttacctttactagcaGTTCCCCAGTGGGATCGTGCGCACGTCAGTGGTgaattgtaaaatttgttactatcggttctgtgggtgtggcttggtggggggtaatgtgactgggtgggcatggccaaccttttcttttacttttaaaagcatttttctacaacctctttggccaaagaggttgtagaaaaaatgcttttaaaagcttttgacgatcccagctgagctgtgcgatcatcagagggtttgttttttttacctttaaaagcattttttcagctgaggaaaaaatgcttttaaaagtaaaagtaaaaaaaaaactctgatgatcgcgcggctcagctcggttttgtgggggggaaaggaatTTTTGCTAGTGGTTTTCTGAACCACCCTCCgctatcgctactggatcaggtgatccagtccaaaccgggagcatttcacccctggtgcacaaGCTACCTGATGACAACagggtcggtgggtggagcctctccccagttttactactggtttgcaagagccagtccgaaccgggggcaacccatcactgatccaCAGACTATCCACTTCTCTATATGTAATTTTTTGTCAAGGCTTAGGAAGTAAACATGATGCTCTTCTGATATATGGTTGTTGTGACTCTTTGGCCATTTTAACTAAAAATTCTGGGAATGgagtcccccccaaaaaataaaagatgCTCAACTAAAAAAATGTACAGCAACAGTGTTTTGGATCCTTGAGTGGGAAAGTTAATAGGAGCTGAGCTATACCTCTCTGCAATTTCCTCCGTTTCTGTATCTTGGCAGATGGGAGATAACAAAGCACAACTGGAAAAACGCCTAAAACAAGCCACAATCAGCTTCATGACTTGCAGTTGAATGTGAGAATGTTGAAGTAATGTACGGTAAGCGGATATAAAAAGGTAGTTTCACTATGAGATACATACTGTAGACATGACTATTCATATGGCAAGTCATAGTTATGTATATGCAGATAAGCTTATTGATGTCTCATCACATTATCACAGTAACTGTGGTGCTTGCTTAAGGTGGGGAGGGATATATCGACTGTTTCTAAAGCAAAGATGgcttttttcctcccccaaattGATGTTTACCTttcttagaaataaagaaaaaaatataactgGGTCCATTTTCTTCTGATTCACAAGTCATTTCTTTAAGTAGCTGGAAAGTAGCTGTGTACATGTTCACAATTAATCTTCAGTAATAACAGTTAATGGAAAATCTCTTTACAGACCAATGAACTGTTGATAATAGTGTGGATATTACATTTCCCACAAAATGCTACTCCTATAACTGATTTAGCTGTTTCATAGAATCGTTAGAGTGGAAATGAACCATTTCAGCCTCTTTTATCAAGTCAAGACACAATATACCAAAACATTTTCAACAGATGCTTCTCAGCCTTTTCCTTAACCATTTGTCTCGACAAGCCATCTTATCAGTGTACTGACAAAAGTTTCAGAAATCCTCTGAAATGTTGTCTTGATATTTTAGGTCCATGGCACAATTTCTCTctatttcaaaaaattttttttcctagtCCTACCAGAAAAAACAATATACTATTTAGGAAGTTATTGTTTGCAGTCTGGATGAGGTCACTGAAGCCATTCAAAGAAAAATACCAAGAAAGGAAACTATGGGAAATATATTGATCTGGTTCACATATTGTGCTCAAGGAGAAGATAATAGCCTGACACCTCACAGGTTTTGTGTGCGCAAATAAAATGAAGGAGATACCCATGTAACCTCATTGCATTCCTGAAGGAAAAAGCAGGGTATAAATCTGAACAGTCACAAAAACGACTGCTGTCATGTTCACCTAGTTTAACTAGGTTCTCAGCCCAGTTTCCAAAATTCGGTAAGAATGTCAATTATAAAACAaaagtcaaaagtggtgttccccaaggtagtgttctcggaccaacgctcttcatactatacagaaatgatctctgtgatcttATTTCAAGttcttgtgttctctttgctgacgatgtcaaactatttaataccactaacaatacttctacccttcaagaagacctcgactttgtttccgattgatctaaaacttggcaactccaaatctcaaccagcaaatgctctgacttacacattggaaaaaagaatttaaacactaaatacaaactcgatgg comes from the Ahaetulla prasina isolate Xishuangbanna chromosome 3, ASM2864084v1, whole genome shotgun sequence genome and includes:
- the LOC131194973 gene encoding uncharacterized protein K02A2.6-like; the encoded protein is MTTSLPAISPFEPANEAWEAYLERFECFLQANGLSDLSSDRKRGYFLSFCGRDIFATARALTAPQPVSSVPWETLLEKLRAHYCGSFRIARRHAFRQRFQKEKPLTTTWLPCVSPPYNLQRRLLARNDVTLQIALDEARASEMSVRSVAELQRYHTRSATDGMQQSVHYEDVDDDAPSDEDDAVSHLKATRKKEWNTDWKGSQGGCLGCGGSHHRADCRFRAAICRRCGRKGHLSRVCRASLPANQKPNPQLKPKQGARRLPTRRDECHAVDREGIAADAAVSHASTAVPAHKIYLSVKLEGVPFKMEIDTGSSRSLVAWHTLRRLLPNFPKRRLQPCQIILRDYQGNQIPTAGCTTLHVSFGSFEGKLPLVVVRDDLPSLLGLDWFAALHLDVSGVHTTSLDTPNQLFSEFADVFDGQLGKYTGRPISFNLDPQIAPIRLKPRRVPLALRPKVDKELDKLVAQGVLEPIEYSLWETPIVIPLKPDGSIRICADYKCTINKALQANRYPLPVVQHLLHSLGRGRAIVTHRGAFRCNRLQFGVSIAPGLFQGLMERLLQGLPGVVPYFDDVLISAIDRSELVERLTDHKPLLGLMSGDRQTPQILSPRMSRWVEFLAAYSYKLIYKPGKFIGHADALSRCPLPTTDPDPAPTSPVLLVEDWDVPVSASSIRDLSARDPILSTVLDWVRRGWPGGLVSPDFQPFIRRQHELSVLKGCLLWGNRVVVPPGLRQRILACLHDAHPGIVRMKALGRSYVWWPGMDQEIEAWVATCPQCQASRPAPPAVPIRTWELPRAPWARVHMDFAGPFMGQTFLILVDAYSNWVEIGITPSPTSGAVIRILDGLFATHGLPDVIVTDNGPQFTSAPFRQFLAMRGIRHAPAAPFHPAGNGRAERAVRSAKEALGRLRRLRTTLDRLHPNFTSDVPNTSSIPYRSFREGDLVYVENYGGGSRWVSGQITQLTGPYSYRVLLTDGRQWRRHVNQLRRRIPGEGQPAFERSIPLPTYNSETPPDFRNQPTMNDAGPNLNTPSTTMEVAPRLSSVPADTAETSIPAAISTAGLPETQGIPAMFRSNSNPPAAASSTAHKDDEPTPATSGCILRRSGRSRRRPAYLADYACAVWG